TGCTGGGCACCTGGCTGGCCCGGGCGAGCCACCTGCCGCTTCTTTTCAGCCTGCCCATGGGCGAGGACCGATTCCCGGTGGTCTGGGCGATCCTGGGCTCGGCGCTGTTCAGCCTGATCGTGGGTTTCATCTCCCGCGGCCGCCACGACAAGCATTGAGGCTTTCAGATATCCTCGTTCCAGCCCAGCCGCCGGGCGAAAGCCACCGGGTCGCTCGGTGTCAGGTGGACCTCCCGCCCGTCGTCCATGCTCAGCCGCAGGCAGTCATCGTAGCGGTTGCAGAAAGCCTGCGGAAAGACTGCCTCTATCCGGCGGATGCGGCTCGTCGCCACCGGCAGAAGTTCCACTTTCTCGATCTCATCCAGCCGCTCCCGGCGGCGGAACGGGCCGCAGCTCAGCTCCAGCACGCCGCCGCTCACACGGTAGCGCGTGTGAAACATGCAGTAGAGAAAGGCCGCCGCGGCCACCAGGACAGACAGCAGAATGGTCTGGAACCAGGCCGGGTCGCCCTCGAAAGTCCGCCCCTTGTATAGAATAGTTCCCTCGGCCGCAGCCGTGCCTGCCGCGATCGTGACAACCAGCCCCCAACTGGGCGTGGGACGGTCCTCGAACGGGGCTACCGGATCGTAGCTCATTGTGCCCCCTGTCAGAAAGCGATTGTCAGGTTCACCGGCTCCGCGCCCGGCGCCTCCAGGCTGAGGAGACCGCTGTCCGGGTCGTACTCGAACGCCACAGCCGCCCCGGCTTCGGTGGACGCCGAGACGGGTTTCTTCTGGCTGTAGAAAGCGATCTTCCCGCCCGAGAGCAGCCCGGCGGCGTAGGTGTTCTGGTCCTTCCAGCCGCAACTGGCGAAAATCCCGGCAGCGTTGTACATATCGGTCCGTCCCAGCGGGGCGACCCCGTTGTCCACCCGGGCCACAGTGCAAAGCTCGAACTGCCTCGGCCCCAGCTCCAGCGGCCAGAACTCGCCCACTTTGCGCAGGGAGAGTTTGCCCGAACCGAACGACCAGACCGCGTACTCGTCCTCCGCGCTCAGGCCGGGGATGAGCGACACCCCCAGGCTGTCGTGGACCGTGACCGCGCTCAGGCTGTCGTAGCGGCAGTTCCAGGCCCCCAGGACCCAGGCGCCGCAGCGGTTGTGGTTGAACATTTTGAGGGCCACATCCTCACGTTGCGGGTCACGGAACAGGACATCCGCCGTGGGGCGGGCCGGCCCCGGGCAGCGCAGCACCCGGCCATCCGGCAGGCTGATCCGGGCCAGGATGCCGAAATCCTGCGCGCCGGGGCGGTCGGACAGATAGACCGGCCCCCCCGACACGGCGCGCGCCGAGGCGTGGAACGCGCCCCACGCGTGGCCGGACTGGAACATGTCCCAGTCCGGGACCCCTAACTGGCCGGTCATCAGGTCGTTGAAAGCGTTGGTGGTCAGGTGCTGGCCGTGGGTTTCCGGCTGGTCCGGGAAAAAGTCATCCGAGTTGCGGACCACGCTGGAGGTGGCGTTCATGAACAACTCATCCGTGCCCTGGCCCATGCAGTTGATCAGGTTGCCCACGCCGAACAGGCTGTCCACCGAGGCCTCCAGGGCGCGCTTGTAGGCCTCCATCACCTCGGTCATGGGGCCCAGGCCGTAGGTCATGAATTCCAGGTGCGACTGGTTGTCCACCTTGAGGCCGGTCACGCCCTGGCTGGCCATCCAGCCGTGGTAGGCGGCGTAGAAAGCCCGGATGTCCTGGGGCGTGACCACGCTGAACGGCCTGGGCAGCGATTCGAGCATGGTCTCGTTCAGCGGACGGTTGGACTTGCCGACAGAATTCCAGGTGCGGAACGGCTTCAGCTCCGCGGCCGCGGTGTCGATCCCGTTCCAGTAGCCCTGCAGGGTCTGCCAGACAAAAAAGTCGGGCACCCCGTAGGTGTCGCGCGCCGCGGAGACAGTGGCGGCCAGCCCCTGGGGGAATTTCACACTGTCCACGCCCAGGCCGCAGAGGAAAGTCCCCTTGATGTCTCCCCCGCGCACACGGACCTGCTGCCAGCCGTCATCCAGCACCAGCCAGCCCAGGTGCACCCCACCGACCTTGAACGATTTCAGGCCATCCAGCACACCCTGGTGCGTGACCTCGTGATAGAACGAGTTCCAGGTGCACCAGCCCAGGCTTTCGAGCCAGAGTGGCGGGGTTTTCTCCGTGCGCAGCCGTCCCTTGCCCACGGCGTGCACCGCCGCGGCGAACGCGCTGTCGAGCAGGGTGTAGGGGTCATCCCCCAGGGCGACATAGGCCCCGCGCAGCTCCACACCCGCCGGGCCCTCAGGCATATTGTCGTCCGCGGTGAGCATCAGGGCGCCCCCGGCCCCGCCGGCGTTCATCCGGTAGCCCTTGTCGATCAGCGGCAGCAGCAGCCCGATCCGGCCATCCGCGCAGCGCCAGAGCAGGAACTGCACCTCGGTGGGCAGCTCGGATTCGCTGGAGCCGAAGGCCGGATTCATCCACCAGGCTTTTTTTCGGTACAGGGCGGTGAACCGCTCCAGGCCCTCGATGTGCATTCCGGTCCAGCAGTAATAACCGTTGTCGCTCCGGCCGGTGGTTAGGTGCAGGAACGCCCCGCTCGCGGTGTTTCCGCTGTCCGCCACGGCGACCCCGGCGGGCAGGCCGCTCAGCACCGGACGACCCTCCAGGCTGAGCACACCCTCCGCCACGCTCCAGGGGGCCGGGCTGACCCGGCCTCCACCTGCAGAACACGCACAGAACACGAGCGACAGGAACAGGACCGCAGACAGGCAGGCTCTAAGCATGGCGGAAGCTCCGGGGATCACTGTTTCTTGATTATCACGTACTGCTCGGGAAGGTTGAAGGTAAGCACCCGGCCGGTGAAGAAATTCCAGCCGATCCGGCCATCGTAGAGCATGTTCGGCACGAAACCCACCGGGGCGTCGTCCAGGCCCACTCCGTTGGCAAAGGTCAGGGCGATGTACTCCAGGCTGCCGCTCCAGGCGAACTGGCGCTCACCCTTCTCGCCGATTCCCACCCACTGCTGCGGCTTGATGACCTTGAGCAGCTTCAGATAGCGCTCATCGAGCGTGGTGCCGGCCCCGGTGTCGAACAGGCATTCCAGGATGTGGTCCACCGGTGCGGAGACATCGAAGAACACCAGCAGGCCCCGGCCGCGGTCGTCCTGGGTCTTGACCGGGACGATCTCGCCCTCCTCCAGACGTTTCAGGAGCGAAAGACTGTCCTCGAAAACCATCTCGCGGGCGGTGAAATCCAGGGTCACCACCCGGTTGCGGAAAAAGGCCGCCGAAAGGATACCGTCCACCCCGCTGCTGTCGAGCATGTCCCAGACCGCCACCGCCGGGGCCACCTGCACGGCCGGCCCCACACCGAGTGCGGGTATCTCGTACATCGGACGGTCCTGGCGCGTGCCATCCGCCTGGAAATTGACATAGCGGCCCAGTTCGCTGGCCTGGAGCTTGCGCAGGGCGCGGTAGGAAATCACGTGGCAGCCGGCCCCGGTGTCCAGTACGAAGCGGGCCTTGAGCGTATCGCCCAGAATGCCCTGCACCAGGATCGTCCCCTGGCTGGTGAACTCCAACGGCACGGAGCGCTGGAGGCTCTGGGCCAGGATCGGGCCGCAGGTCAACAGCAGCGCGGCCATGGAAAACTGAAAGATGGACTTCGGAATCATTGCCTCTTTCTCCTGTCGGCTTCCGGTCTTGTCGGATGAGGATTTATCGCACACACGCACACAC
Above is a window of bacterium DNA encoding:
- a CDS encoding PH domain-containing protein; translation: MSYDPVAPFEDRPTPSWGLVVTIAAGTAAAEGTILYKGRTFEGDPAWFQTILLSVLVAAAAFLYCMFHTRYRVSGGVLELSCGPFRRRERLDEIEKVELLPVATSRIRRIEAVFPQAFCNRYDDCLRLSMDDGREVHLTPSDPVAFARRLGWNEDI
- a CDS encoding aspartyl protease family protein, yielding MIPKSIFQFSMAALLLTCGPILAQSLQRSVPLEFTSQGTILVQGILGDTLKARFVLDTGAGCHVISYRALRKLQASELGRYVNFQADGTRQDRPMYEIPALGVGPAVQVAPAVAVWDMLDSSGVDGILSAAFFRNRVVTLDFTAREMVFEDSLSLLKRLEEGEIVPVKTQDDRGRGLLVFFDVSAPVDHILECLFDTGAGTTLDERYLKLLKVIKPQQWVGIGEKGERQFAWSGSLEYIALTFANGVGLDDAPVGFVPNMLYDGRIGWNFFTGRVLTFNLPEQYVIIKKQ